Within the Gammaproteobacteria bacterium genome, the region CGATTCCGACAAGGTCTCCGGTCTGCTCGAGGCCGCCGGTTTCCGGGCATCGTCCTTACCGGAAGATGCCGATATCGTCATGGTCAACACCTGCGCGTTCATCGATGAGGCCCGTCGGGAATCCATCGATGCGATCCTCGATGTAGAACGGTTCATGCGGCCGGACGCGAGCCTGGTGGTGTTGGGGTGCATGGCCCAGCGCTATGGGAGTGAGATCAGCGATGCCATTCCCGAGGTCGACGCCGTCGTCGGGATCGATCGATATCCCGAACTCGTGGAGACGCTGGCCAAGATGACGAACTGGCAGCCGGTCGCGCTCCAGAGGTCGCCGATGGCGATTCTGCACGAAGTTCGAAGGACATCACCGGCGATGCCGTATGCCTACCTCAAGGTCGCCGAGGGATGCGACAAGGTCTGCACGTTCTGTGCGATTCCGTCGTTCCGGGGAAGGCAACGCTCCCGGCCGGCGGCCGAGATCGCCGCCGAGGCGGCCCGGTTGGTGGAGGAGGGAGTGTCCGAACTCGTGCTGGTCGCCCAGGACCTCGCCGCCTACGGGCGAGATACGCGCGATCCGGATGGAATCGTCGGCCTGGTCCATCGCGTCGCAGAAACTGCGGACCTGTACCGGCTCCGGCTTCTCTACCTGTATCCGTCCGAGATACGGGCGTCGCTCATCGAGGAGATCGCGTCCAATCCGGTGGTGGCCACCTACTTCGATCTGAGTTTGCAGCACGCGGAGCCGAGACTCCTGCGTGCCATGGCTCGGCCCGGGGGAGGAGAGCGGCATCTCTCGCTGATCGAGCGCATCCGGGCCGCTGCCCCGCAGGCGGCGCTGCGCTCGAGCTTCATCGTGGGCTTTCCCGGCGAAACGGAGACCGACGTGCAGACGATGACCGACTTCCTGGAGGCGGCGGGTCTCGACTGGGCCGGCTTCTTCCCCTACTCGGCGGAAGATGGCACACCGGCGGCGCTACTGCCCGACCAGGTCGATCCGATCGAAGTCACGGAGCGGACTCGGCATCTGCAACAGGTCCAGGAACGGATCACGGCACAGCGCCAGGGTGGCCGGGTCGGCGAGGTGGTCGACGTGCTCATCGACCAGGTGGAGGAAGGCGTTCCGGTCGGGCGGTCCTTCAGAGAGGCTCCCGAGATCGACGGGATGATCACCCTCGATCGTGGGGTGCAGGGAGCACGGGTGCGCGCCAAGATCATCGGCGCATACGGACCAGACCTGGAAGGGGAGGTGCAGGAGTGATCGTTGAAATCGTCGCCGTGGGCACGGAACTGCTTCTCGGTCAGATCGTCAACGGGAATGCGGCGTCGATTGGTCGACGCATCGCCGAGGAGGGACACGACGCCCACTACCAGGTGGTCGTGGGTGACAACACGACGCGGATCGCGTCGGCGATCAGGGAAGCGATGTCGCGTGCGGACGCGGTGATCCTCACCGGTGGTCTCGGGCCGACCCAGGATGACCTGACGAGGGAATCGATCTGCGAGGCGACCGACAGACCGATGGTGTTCGAGCACGAGGTCGCCGATCGTCTCCGTGAGCGGTTCGCGGCGCTGGGACGGACAATGCCGGTGGCCAACCTTCGCCAGGCGGAACGGCCCGAGGG harbors:
- the rimO gene encoding 30S ribosomal protein S12 methylthiotransferase RimO — translated: MSSPSVWLTTLGCAKNQVDSDKVSGLLEAAGFRASSLPEDADIVMVNTCAFIDEARRESIDAILDVERFMRPDASLVVLGCMAQRYGSEISDAIPEVDAVVGIDRYPELVETLAKMTNWQPVALQRSPMAILHEVRRTSPAMPYAYLKVAEGCDKVCTFCAIPSFRGRQRSRPAAEIAAEAARLVEEGVSELVLVAQDLAAYGRDTRDPDGIVGLVHRVAETADLYRLRLLYLYPSEIRASLIEEIASNPVVATYFDLSLQHAEPRLLRAMARPGGGERHLSLIERIRAAAPQAALRSSFIVGFPGETETDVQTMTDFLEAAGLDWAGFFPYSAEDGTPAALLPDQVDPIEVTERTRHLQQVQERITAQRQGGRVGEVVDVLIDQVEEGVPVGRSFREAPEIDGMITLDRGVQGARVRAKIIGAYGPDLEGEVQE